In Drosophila simulans strain w501 chromosome 3R, Prin_Dsim_3.1, whole genome shotgun sequence, a single window of DNA contains:
- the LOC6727162 gene encoding HEAT repeat-containing protein 5B isoform X1 — protein sequence MENLNFARTPQFLRKVISEARRSFINSDHFSASSARGRSETEEDAISEMELAHTLTLNEDALKQLPEHKRPVFELEWLRYLEKALPLVSKAEIKASQKKLVQQLSERIQGAPGPPIRKLIASALATLFSVGDTFMLFDTVNACNDILKNKDDSPSYLPTKLAAICVLGSMYEKLGRMMGRTYEDTVQILIRTLRNAESQARIEIMHTLEKVSAGMGTAIANVHKDIYKAAKHCLLDRVMAVRVAAARCILKMIYSAPFLYQTELESLGTLCFRAFDGSNYEVRCAVAQLLGTLLAYTQQLAEAATSKKKQGQAVAIQAAKGATQRLVSLDEALGILMSGFLRGGASFLKGTGEIIKGSSGVNREVRVGVTHAYVVFVQFMGSVWLERQLSTFLAHVLDLVANPKAACSHVDAVYSRKCISFILRSTIGKMLGEKAQSAACKELVHLVAKQMNSIDFNPENAKDSNQETLFSQHLLVCALQELSSLLIGLGTTAQNLLGDQSLQAIDATCAVLVHPCAAARLAAAWCLRCACVAVPGQITPLIDRFVEAIEQMRSSPEAMAGYSCALAAILGSVRYSPLGIPHTKGKVVFNCAEELLRSASQNSRMSLHRTQAGWLLIGAIMTLGSPVVKGLLPRMLLLWRNSFPRSNKELESEKARGDAFTWQVTLEGRAGALSVMHSFLLNCPDLLNEDITRRLLTPIESALAMLVNLASVLKSYGTQLKAPAAMVRLRLFETLTLLPANALEASYTHLLRMLVSEFTLSDNAANTTNSLLRTLCHGDDSIILGTWLQETNHRTIEDQMEPNRKVDGEHLQPNSAAGSGALEHDPCCLYRPSWSAQGNGSSSNSSSGTSTGGSNGGGGSNIQQISKAQQCPGPLPLGVAVIDMAVTLYGTIFPKVANKHRLQMLEHFTECIRQAKSSRQEAVQMNIFTALLCALKNLTDSKTSLGQEDVRKSATALVVASLTSANSTIRCAAGEALGRLAQVVGDSHFTAELAQNSFDKLKSARDVVTRTGHSHALGCLHRYVGGMGSSQHLSTSVSILLALGQDSASPVVQAWSLYALAQIADSGGPMFRGYVEATLTLCLKLLLTVPHAHVDVHQCVGRVVNALITTVGPELQGGGGAVASMRGSFLCSAALLQSHSDPLVQAEAIGCLQQLHLFASKSLQLEELVPTLVGMLACNYFILRKASVSCLRQLAHREAKEVCELALTINAEQLPDLVITEYGLPGLLFSLLDTETDAEMLRNIHDTLTSMLQMLAADNLSSWLSLCKNVLTVAVEGGLNDDPAAGEQSKSKEAGGEDDEEDEEEEYADDVTEYRAEENTSTHPAVQPRWPTRVFAAQCVRRIIASCEAASSVHFDLLQAKEQQLIRSRGDYLILHLAELIRMSFMAATSDSDQLRLEGLRTLQEIIDRFANVPEPEFPGHLLLEQFQAQVGAALRPAFAPDTPSHVTAAACEVCSAWIGSGVARDIGDLKRVHQLLVSSLDKLSSKTNSTQLYNESMATLEKLSILKAWAEVYIVAMIGNGKAPASLLNLQSQQSGLQSLTNLETDSDVPDSRGESLLGLVQPELHNLSTHWLSAMKDHALLLLPAEFQSQLPHDGGAFYTTDTINSSKPHYMTSWPPILYASALWLRDEGFARHLDTSEAAAESNNNQITHGSLSADRFHMIFGICMEALCSMRSSERPRNIVSCLRSLHSIFDSDWARRQLVKDRALTIELCHVLHRQILTRDELLVQLLCVEILKQTIRAAREDLERKRDDNANSEDGKGGERHGEDDSMQPGSSHVYAVLEVCLCLFVRQIPTMNPTRQGAGGSGLQLDFAYAKMATGSSFFSVLGDENGLLVASGLQCVEQLLDLCTPKGALAILPTVLYMTTSIVKEIANKSAIDSTILANTCAVKSALQCLRSVCVHKWAKVEETTEEWQQLLQSALATIVDLTKTAGDNDERKVDEVTMLLAITVFILHTPASVVATPSLQYPCINHFRQCLQSENLSVKLRCIETTRSIFARAELKTATPYIHALAPRIIESLYAESSKVPTSELELQVTLESIVTVEQLIDLSEPQNRNMNLLQDIQMLTLLVPVLIGFLAEPSRLRTLPKYQRQLHDQALQWLLKIGPKYPQEFKTLMGQTPELRQKLEAAIRSQQQSINIAQKASEAQRNLLAKPQKPTIKLKTDFSNFQ from the exons ATGGAAAACTTAAACTTTGCACGCACGCCGCAATTTCTGCGCAAAGTTATCTCCGAGGCGCGCAG ATCGTTTATAAACAGCGACCATTTTTCCGCCTCATCCGCGAGGGGACGCTCGGAAACCGAGGAGGACGCCATATCCGAAATGGAGCTGGCCCACACTTTGACCCTTAATGAGGATGCTCTCAAGCAGTTGCCCGAACACAAGCGGCCTGTGTTCGAGTTGGAATGGTTGCGCTACTTAGAGAAGGCCCTGCCACTGGTGTCCAAAGCGGAGATCAAGGCGAGCCAGAAGAAGCTAGTGCAGCAGCTCTCTGAACGAATCCAGGGTGCTCCAGGTCCGCCGATTCGTAAGCTCATTGCTAGCGCGTTGGCCACGCTATTCTCCGTCGGTGACACCTTCATGCTTTTTGACACCGTCAACGCCTGCAATGACATCCTGAAGAACAAGGACGACTCGCCCAGCTACTTGCCCACCAAGCT TGCCGCCATCTGCGTGCTGGGCTCGATGTATGAGAAGCTGGGTAGGATGATGGGCCGCACCTACGAGGATACGGTGCAGATCCTTATTCGAACGCTTCGCAACGCTGAGTCGCAGGCGCGGATTGAGATCATGCACACGCTGGAGAAGGTGAGCGCTGGCATGGGCACCGCCATTGCCAACGTGCACAAAGATATTTACAAGGCGGCCAAGCATTGCCTGTTGGACCGAGTTATGGCTGTTCGAGTGGCTGCAGCCCGCTGCATTCTCAAAATGATATACAGTGCTCCATTCCTGTACCAGACGGAGCTGGAAAGCCTGGGAACATTGTGCTTCCGAGCCTTCGACGGCAGCAACTATGAAGTGCGATGTGCGGTAGCTCAGCTGCTGGGAACACTTCTGGCCTATACTCAACAACTGGCAGAAGCCGCAACAAGCAAAAAGAAACAGGGACAAGCGGTGGCTATACAAGCGGCCAAGGGAGCTACACAACGTTTGGTTTCCTTGGATGAGGCTCTGGGCATTCTGATGTCAGGTTTCCTTCGTGGTGGCGCCTCTTTCCTCAAGGGCACCGGAGAGATTATCAAAGGCAGCTCAGGAGTCAACCGTGAGGTTCGAGTTGGTGTAACGCATGCATATGTGGTTTTCGTGCAATTCATGGGCAGCGTTTGGTTGGAACGACAGTTAAGCACGTTTCTGGCTCACGTTTTGGATCTGGTGGCCAATCCAAAGGCAGCGTGCTCCCACGTGGATGCAGTTTATTCACGGAAATGCATCAGCTTTATACTCCGATCAACAATTGGCAAGATGCTAGGCGAAAAGGCGCAGAGCGCTGCCTGCAAGGAACTGGTCCATCTGGTAGCCAAACAGATGAACTCAATTGACTTTAATCCGGAGAACGCCAAGGATTCTAATCAAGAAACACTGTTCAGTCAGCACCTGCTGGTGTGTGCCCTTCAGGAATTGAGTTCCCTACTTATTGGATTAGGAACCACGGCACAGAACTTGTTGGGAGATCAATCCCTGCAAGCGATCGATGCCACCTGTGCCGTTTTGGTACATCCCTGCGCCGCTGCCCGTTTAGCTGCCGCTTGGTGCTTACGATGCGCTTGTGTGGCGGTTCCTGGGCAAATTACGCCACTGATTGATCGCTTTGTGGAGGCCATCGAGCAGATGCGATCCTCGCCAGAAGCAATGGCCGGATATAGCTGCGCTTTGGCGGCAATTTTGGGAAGCGTTCGGTACTCGCCTTTGGGCATACCCCACACAAAGGGAAAGGTTGTGTTCAACTGTGCGGAAGAACTGCTGCGATCTGCTTCCCAGAATAGCCGCATGTCGCTGCACCGTACCCAGGCCGGCTGGCTATTAATTGGAGCTATAATGACTTTGGGATCGCCGGTAGTAAAGGGCTTGCTGCCGCGGATGCTGCTACTGTGGCGGAACTCTTTCCCCCGGTCCAACAAAGAGCTTGAATCGGAAAAGGCGCGCGGCGATGCCTTCACCTGGCAGGTGACGCTAGAGGGCAGAGCTGGAGCTCTTTCTGTAATGCACAGCTTCTTGCTTAATTGCCCGGATCTGCTGAACGAAGACATAACCAGACGACTACTCACCCCCATCGAAAGCGCCCTGGCCATGCTGGTCAA CTTGGCATCTGTCCTGAAGAGCTATGGAACCCAGCTAAAGGCTCCGGCAGCTATGGTGCGGCTTCGTCTCTTTGAAACGCTGACTCTGCTGCCGGCTAATGCGCTAGAGGCCTCCTACACGCATCTTCTTCGCATGCTCGTCTCGGAGTTTACTCTTTCGGATAACGCGGCCAACACTACGAACTCATTGTTGCGGACGCTTTGTCATGGTGATGATTCGATCATATTGGGCACCTGGCTGCAGGAAACTAATCATCGCACCATTGAGGATCAG ATGGAGCCCAATCGCAAAGTCGATGGCGAGCAT CTGCAACCCAATAGCGCCGCGGGATCTGGAGCTTTAGAGCACGATCCATGCTGTCTGTACCGTCCCAGTTGGTCTGCCCAAGGCAATGGATCCAGTTCGAATAGTTCATCAGGAACATCTACTGGTGGAAGCAACGGCGGTGGAGGAAGCAACATCCAGCAGATCAGCAAGGCACAACAGTGTCCAGGACCATTGCCACTCGGAGTAGCAGTGATCGATATGGCAGTGACTCTGTATGGAACCATCTTTCCGAAAGTGGCAAACAAGCATAGGCTTCAAATGCTGGAGCACTTTACTGAGTGCATTCGCCAGGCCAAGAGCAGTCGCCAAGAAGCCGTCCAAATGAATATCTTTACGGCTCTGCTTTGCGCTCTAAAAAATCTGACAGATAGCAAGACAAGCCTTGGCCAGGAAGATGTTCGAAAGAGTGCCACGGCATTGGTAGTTGCTTCGTTGACGAGTGCCAACTCTACCATACGTTGTGCGGCTGGAGAGGCCTTGGGTCGATTAGCCCAGGTTGTGGGAGATTCTCATTTTACCGCGGAGTTGGCTCAAAATAGTTTTGATAAACTAAAATCCGCCAGAGATGTGGTCACAAGGACTGGACATTCACATGCACTGGGCTGCCTGCATCGCTATGTGGGTGGCATGGGCTCGTCGCAGCATCTGAGCACCAGTGTATCTATCCTTCTGGCCTTGGGTCAAGATAGTGCATCGCCAGTGGTACAGGCTTGGTCGCTGTATGCTCTAGCGCAGATTGCCGACTCTGGAGGACCAATGTTCCGCGGCTACGTGGAGGCAACTCTGACGCTGTGCCTGAAACTCCTACTTACCGTACCCCACGCTCATGTTGATGTACATCAGTGTGTGGGCCGCGTAGTCAATGCTTTGATCACCACCGTGGGACCGGAGTTGCAAGGAGGAGGCGGCGCAGTGGCCAGCATGAGAGGATCATTCCTCTGCTCAGCAGCCCTTCTTCAATCACACTCGGATCCTCTTGTGCAAGCTGAGGCTATTGGCTGCCTGCAGCAGCTACATCTTTTTGCCAGTAAATCTCTGCAACTAGAGGAGTTGGTACCCACGCTGGTTGGAATGCTAGCCTGTAACTATTTCATACTTCGCAAGGCCTCAGTTTCCTGTCTCCGGCAGTTGGCCCATCGGGAAGCTAAGGAAGTGTGTGAATTAGCTTTAACTATTAACGCCGAGCAACTTCCCGATTTGGTAATTACGGAGTATGGACTTCCAGGACTGCTTTTCTCACTGCTCGACACCGAAACGGATGCCGAGATGCTGAGAAACATTCACGATACACTTACATCAATGCTCCAAATGCTGGCTGCAGATAATCTCAGCTCCTGGTTGAGTCTTTGCAAGAATGTGTTAACCGTTGCTGTGGAAGGAGGACTAAATGATGATCCCGCTGCTGGGGAACAAAGCAAGAGCAAGGAGGCTGGTGGAGAAGATGATgaagaggacgaggaggaAGAGTATGCTGATGATGTAACAGAATATAGAGCAGAGGAGAACACATCCACCCATCCGGCAGTGCAGCCAAGGTGGCCCACTCGTGTTTTCGCTGCCCAGTGCGTACGACGTATCATAGCCAGCTGTGAGGCTGCCAGTTCAGTGCACTTTGATCTCCTGCAGGCTAAGGAACAGCAACTCATTCGTTCTCGTGGAGATTACCTTATCCTCCATTTGGCGGAACTTATTCGAATGTCCTTTATGGCCGCCACCTCGGACTCGGATCAATTGAGATTAGAAGGATTGCGCACTCTGCAAGAAATAATCGATCGATTCGCTAACGTTCCAGAACCGGAGTTCCCTGGTCACCTACTCTTGGAGCAGTTCCAGGCTCAGGTGGGAGCTGCTTTGCGTCCTGCTTTTGCGCCGGATACCCCTTCTCATGTGACGGCTGCTGCTTGTGAAGTTTGCTCAGCGTGGATTGGATCTGGAGTGGCTCGCGACATAGGGGATCTAAAAAGAGTTCACCAGCTGCTGGTCAGTTCCCTTGATAAGCTTTCCTCAAAAACCAACAGCACTCAGTTGTATAACGAATCCATGGCTACTTTGGAGAAGCTAAGCATCTTAAAGGCGTGGGCAGAGGTTTATATTGTGGCCATGATAGGAAATGGAAAGGCTCCGGCTTCCCTACTGAATCTCCAATCCCAACAGTCCGGCTTACAATCGTTAACCAATCTTGAAACGGACTCGGATGTTCCTGACAGTAGGGGTGAAAGTCTTTTAGGATTAGTGCAACCTGAGCTTCACAATCTTTCAACACACTGGCTGAGTGCTATGAAGGATCACGCATTGCTGCTTCTACCTGCGGAGTTCCAATCCCAACTACCACACGACGGAGGAGCCTTTTACACCACGGACACAATTAATTCGTCAAAACCACATTACATGACCAGTTGGCCGCCCATCCTCTATGCCTCCGCACTATGGTTAAGGGATGAAGGATTCGCCCGTCATCTAGACACGAGTGAAGCCGCAGCGGAATCCAACAATAATCAGATCACTCACGGATCTTTGTCAGCGGATCGCTTCCATATGATCTTCGGTATTTGCATGGAGGCACTCTGCAGCATGAGAAGCTCAGAAAGGCCGAGAAACATTGTGAGCTGCCTTCGCTCACTGCACAGCATCTTTGATTCTGATTGGGCTAGGAGACAGTTGGTCAAGGATCGGGCTTTAACCATTGAACTCTGTCATGTTCTACATCGTCAGATACTGACGAGAGATGAATTACTCGTACAACTTTTGTGCGTGGAAATTTTGAAGCAAACAATCCGCGCTGCTAGGGAAGATTTAGAAAGGAAACGGGACGATAATGCAAATTCTGAGGACGGAAAGGGTGGAGAGCGACATGGAGAAGATGATTCTATGCAGCCAGGAAGCTCGCATGTCTACGCCGTTCTGGAGGTTTGTCTTTGCCTATTTGTTCGCCAAATACCTACGATGAATCCCACGAGGCAGGGAGCTGGTGGGTCCGGCTTGCAGCTGGACTTTGCCTATGCCAAAATGGCCACTGGCTCGTCATTCTTCTCGGTGCTGGGCGATGAAAACGGCCTGCTAGTAGCCAGCGGACTGCAGTGCGTCGAACAGTTACTGGACTTGTGTACTCCCAAAGGTGCCCTTGCAATCCTGCCCACCGTCCTGTATATGACAACCAGTATCGTTAAGGAAATCGCCAACAAGTCGGCCATAGATAGTACTATCTTGGCAAATACTTGTGCTGTGAAGTCTGCCCTGCAGTGCTTGCGATCCGTTTGTGTCCACAAGTGGGCTAAAGTAGAGGAGACAACCGAGGAATGGCAACAGTTACTTCAAAGTGCCCTGGCCACCATTGTGGATCTCACCAAAACGGCAGGCGATAACGACGAAAGGAAAGTCGACGAGGTCACTATGCTGCTGGCCATCACTGTTTTCATCCTACATACGCCCGCCTCCGTTGTGGCTACCCCTTCATTGCAATATCCCTGCATTAATCACTTCCGGCAGTGCCTGCAGTCGGAGAACCTCTCCGTGAAGCTGCGCTGCATCGAGACCACTCGATCGATCTTCGCTCGGGCCGAATTGAAGACGGCAACACCCTACATCCACGCACTCGCGCCTAGGATAATCGAATCGTTGTATGCGGAGTCCAGCAAGGTGCCCACAAGCGAACTGGAGCTACAGGTCACCCTGGAGAGCATCGTTACCGTGGAACAGCTTATAGACTTGTCGGAGCCGCAAAACC